One Skermanella pratensis genomic window, CAGGCCGTAGCGGTCGAGCACGTCGGAGACCCTTCGGGCGATCTCGGCGCGGTCCAGCTTCAGGTTCTTCAGGCCGAAGGCGATGTCCTCCTCCACCGTGGGATAGACGATCTGGGTATCCGGGTCCTGGAACACGAACCCCACCTTGCGGCGGACGGCCTTGCCGTCCTTCCGGGTGTCCAGGCCGTCCACCAGAACCGCCCCCTCGTCCGGCACCACCAGCCCGTTCAGCAGGCGGGCGAAGGTGCTCTTGCCCGACCCGTTCGCGCCGACCACGGCGACCCGCCGTTCCGTCAGGGTCAGCGACACGTCGCGCAGAACCTGATGGTCGCCGAACCGGTGGCTGACCTGTCGAAGTTCGATCACTGGAGAAATGTCCGATATCCGGGAAGCCGATTCTTTGGGCCGCTACTGCCACGGAGAATCAGGCGGAATCAAGCGACTTCGGACGCCCCGGCAGTCGACTGCCCAAAACTTTGCCAGCCGTGGTGCCTGTTTGGGCAGAATCCTTCCCATGCCGGCCGCGCCCCGTCGCGGAACACCGCATTTCCGGGTATTCGTGGCTTGGCATCGCGCTTGCACAAGCTCCGTTTCCAGCAGCTAGGGTTCCGGCCGGAACGGGTTCAAGAACCCGATCCGGTGTTACTGGTCCGAGAGCAGCGACCCGTCCGGTGAACAGCGGACGGGCACACGGCGGGACAAAAGCCCGGGAGGTCTCAAACACGGAGGATGTTGCTCCGATGGGACGTCCCATTGCCCGGCACTCCTCCTATGCCTGAGGTGTGGCCATGGCGACCGTTCGCTCCGACCTGTTGTATCAAGACGAAATCGATGGCGGCAAACACTGGTCCTTCACGCTCCGGCGCGGCACGGTCCTGCGCCTGATCGACCGCGAGGGCGGCGCCAACGTGGGCATGCTGTTCTACAATCCGGCAAACCTGCTGGAGCGCTACAACGCGCCCGACACGCTGAAGTGCCAGCACACCTTCAAGCTGACCGCCGGCCACTGCCTCTATTCGGACATGGGGCGGGTCTTCTGCTCCATCGTCGAGGACACCGCCGGCTGGCACGACACCGTCTGCGGCAATTCGACGAAGTCCATGGTGGCGGAGCGCTGGGGCCGCAGGAGCTACCAGGAATACCGCAACGGCTGGACCCAGAACGGCCATGACAGCTTCCTGGTCGAGGGGGCCAAGTACGGCCTCGGCCGGCGCGACCTGGCGGCCAACGTCAACTGGTTCAGCAAGGTCCGCACCGAGCGGGACGGCACGCTGGTCTTCGACCCGGAGAGCACCCGCGCGGGAGCCCGCGTGGACCTGCGGTTCGACATGGACACGCTGGTGCTGTTCCACACCTGCCCGCACCCCATGAACCCGGCGGCGGAGTATCCGCGCAAGCCCGTCGCGTACGAACTCTACCGCGGCGACCCGGCGGCGGCGGACGACCCCTGCCGCACCGGCCGGCCCGAGAACGGGCGCGGCTTCGCGAACAACCACCTCTACCACCTGTGCGGCTGACCGGAACCGGGACCTGGAACAATGACGAAGAAAAGCACCCTCTCCCCCGAGACCGCCGGCTACCGCAAGACCGTCCCCGCCGGCGATTACTGGATGCACGTGGTCAAGGCCGGCCAGGTCTTCCGCATCGTCGACCTGGAGGGCAACCAGGCGGCCGACACCCTGTTCTACAGCGCCGCCGACCCCGCCGAGCGCTACAGCGCGGTCGATACCATCCGGGAACAGCGCAACGTCTATCTCGGCGTCGGCACCCGGCTGATGTCCACGGCCGGCAACCCCATGCTGGAGATCGTCGCCGACACGGTCGGCCGCCACGACACGCTGGGCGGCGCCTGCTCGACCGAATCCAACACCGTCCGCTACGCGCTGGAGAAGAAGTGCATGCATGCCTGCCGCGACAGCTACCTGCTGGCTGTGGCCGAGCACGAGGAGTTCGGGCTGACCAAGCGGGACATCACCCACAACATCAACTTCTTCATGAACGTGCCGGTCACGCCCGAGGGCGGGCTGACCTTCGCCGACGGCGTCAGCGGGCCGGGCCAGTATGTGGAAATGCGGGCCTGCATGGACGTGATCGTCCTGATCTCCAACTGCCCGCAGCTCAACAATCCCTGCAACGCCTACGACCCGACGCCGATCGAAGTGGTGGTCTGGGACGCGGCGGCATAACGGCGGCCCCGGCACGGATAATCATCATGTTCAGCAAAGTCCTGATCGCCAACCGCGGCGAGATCGCCTGCCGCGTCATCCGCACGCTCGACCGGATGGGGATCGCCTCGGTCGCGGTGTATTCCGAAGCCGACGCCCATTCCCTGCACGTGGCGATGGCGGGCGAGGCGGTCTGCATCGGCCCGGCCGCGGTGTCGGAAAGCTACCTCGACGCCGGCCGCATCCTGGAGGCGGCCCGGGCGACCGGCGCGCAAGCCATCCATCCCGGCTACGGCTTCCTGTCGGAGAACCCCGGCTTCGCCGAGGCCTGCGCCGAGGCCGGCATCGCCTTCATCGGCCCGACTCCGGACCAGATGCGGGCCTTCGGCCTGAAGCACACCGCCCGCCGGCTGGCGGCGGAGAGCGGCGTGCCCCTGTCGCCCGGCAGCGGGCTGCTGACCGACGCCGGGGAGGCGCTGGAGGAGGCGTCACGCATCGGCTATCCCGTGATGATCAAGAGCACGGCCGGCGGCGGCGGCATCGGCATGCAGCTCTGCCGCGAGCCGTCGGAGCTGGCCGGTATGTTCGAGGCGGTGTCGCGGCTGTCGCGCAACAACTTCAAGGAATCCGGCGTCTACCTGGAGAAGTTCGTCGAGCACGCGCGCCACGTCGAGGTGCAGATCTTCGGCGACGGCCGGGGCGCCGTGGTGGCCCTGGGCGAGCGGGACTGCTCGGCCCAGCGGCGGAACCAGAAGGTGATCGAGGAGACGCCCGCCCCCCATCTCTCCGACGCGCAGCGCCAGGCCCTGTTCGACGCGGCGGAGCGGCTGGGCGCGGCGGTCGGCTACCGGTCCGCCGGGACCGTCGAGTTCATCCACGACGCGGAGGCCGGGGAGTTCTATTTCCTGGAGGTGAACACCCGGCTCCAGGTCGAGCACGGGGTGACGGAAGAGGTGACCGGCATCGACCTGGTGGAATGGATGATCCGCCAAGCGGCCGGGGAGGCGCTTCCGCTGGCTGAACACGCGCGGCGGGCCGAAGGCGCCTCCATCCAGGTGCGGGTCTATGCCGAGGACCCCGGCCGTGCCTTCCGCCCGTCGGCGGGCATCCTGACCCGCGCGGAATTCCCCGGGGACGCCCGGGTGGAGACCTGGGTCGGGCGCGGCACCGAGGTGACGCCGTTCTACGATCCGCTGCTGGCCAAGATCATCGTGCGCGGCGGCGACCGCGCCGAGGCCATCGCGAAGCTGCGGGCGGCGCTCGATGCCTGCCGGCTCGACGGGATCGAGACCAACCTGGGCTATCTGCGCCAGCTCGCCGCCGACCCGGCGTTCGCGGAAGGGGGCTTCACCACCCGCTACCTGGAGACCGTGGCCTACCGGGCGCGCTCCATCGAGGTCGTGACACCCGGCACGCTGACCAGCGTGCAGGACTATCCCGGCCGGGTCGGCTACTGGGAGGTCGGCGTGCCGCCGTCCGGTCCCATGGACCCGCTGGCCTTCCGGCTGGGCAACCGGCTGCTGGGCAACCCGGAGGGAACGGCCGGGTTGGAACTGACGGTTTCCGGGCCGACGCTGAAGTTCAACACGGACGCGCTGGTCTGCCTGGCCGGGGCCGCCATGCCGGCGACCCTCGACGGCGCCGCCGTGCCGTTCTGGGAGCCGGTCGCCGCGCCGGCCGGTTCGACGCTCCGCATCGGGGCGGCGACCGGCGCGGGGTGCCGGGCCTATCTGCTGGTCCGGGGCGGCATCGACGTTCCCACCTACCTGGGCAGCCGGTCCACCTTCACGCTCGGCAAGTTCGGCGGCCATGGCGGCCGGGCGCTGATGCCCGGCGACGTGCTCCATGTGGGGACGGAGGCGGCCGCGGAAACCGGGGCGATCCATCCGGCCCTGGTGCCGGACTACGGCCATGCCTGGGAGATAGGCGTGCTGTACGGCCCCCATGGGGCGCCCGATTTCTTCACCGAAACCGACATCGCGACCTTCTTCGCCGCGGACTGGGAGGTCCATTACAACTCCAGCCGTACCGGCGTGCGCCTGATCGGACCCAAGCCGGACTGGGCGCGGAAGGACGGCGGGGAAGCGGGCCTGCACCCCTCCAACATCCACGACAACGCCTATGCGGTCGGCACCGTCGACTTCACCGGCGACATGCCGGTGATCCTGGGGCCGGACGGGCCGAGCCTGGGCGGCTTCGTCTGCCCGGCCACCATCGTGCAGGCCGAGCTGTGGAAGATCGGCCAGCTCCGGCCGGGCGACAAGGTCCGCTTCCGCCGGCTGACCGCGGCCGAGGCGGCCGCCCTGGAGGACGCGCAGGACGCCGCGATCGCGACGCTTCGGCCGGCCGGCCGGGACGCCCCGGCGCCCCGGCGGGGTACTGGGCCGGACGAGGCGGTGCTGTACCGGCTTCCCGCCGTTCCGGGCGGGGAGGACGTGGTCTATCGCCGGTCGGGCGACCGCTACCTGCTGGTGGAGTACGGGCCGCCGGTGCTGGACCTGACCCTGCGGTTCCGGGTCCATGCCCTCCAGCAGCATCTGGCGGCGCTCGGGCTGGCCGGCATCCTGGACCTGACGCCGGGCATCCGCTCGCTCCAGATCCACTATGACAGCCGGGTGCTGGCGCTCGCCGACCTGCTGGACCGTCTGGTCGCGGCGGAGCGGGAGCTTCCCGCGATCGACGACCTGGAGGTTCCGACCCGGATCGTCCACCTGCCCCTGTCGTGGGACGACGAGGCGACCCGGCTCGCCATCTCCAAATACATGCAGTCGGTCCGGGCGGATGCCCCGTGGTGCCCGAGCAACATCGAGTTCATCCGCCGGATCAACGGGCTGGACGGGGTCGAGGCGGTCAAGGAGATCCTGTTCGGCGCCAGCTACCTGGTGATGGGACTGGGCGACGTCTATCTCGGGGCTCCCGTCGCGACCCCGGTCGATCCGCGCCACCGGCTGGTCACCACCAAGTACAACCCCGCCCGCACCTGGACGCCGGAGAACGCGGTCGGCATCGGCGGCGCCTATCTCTGCGTCTACGGGATGGAGGGGCCGGGCGGCTACCAGTTCGTCGGCCGCACCTGCCAGATGTGGAACACCTACCGGACCACGGCCGAGTTCCCGCCGGGCAAGTCCTGGCTGCTGCGCCACTTCGACCAGATCCGCTTCCACCCGGTCAGCCACGGGGAGCTGCTGGCCTTCCGGGCGGATTTCCTGCAGGGGCGGGCGTCCCTGAGGATCACCGAGGAGACCTTCCGACTGCGCGACTACCGGCGCTTCCTGGAGCAGAACCGGGACTCGATCGAGGCCTTCAAGGCCCGGCAGCAGGCCGCCTTCGAGGCCGAGCGCGCGCGGTGGGAGGCGTCGGGCCAGACCGTCGCGGCGGAGGTGATCGACTCCGGCCCCATTCCCGGGCATGCCGACATGCCCGACGGCGGCGAGGCCATAGCCAGCCCGGTTTCGGGAAGCATCTGGAAGGTCTCCGGAACGGCCGGGACGGCGGTGAAGGCCGGCGACGTCCTGGTCATCGTCGAATCCATGAAGATGGAGATCGCGGTCCCCGCCCCCGCCGACGGCACCCTGGTCGAGATCCGGTGCGCCGAGGGGCAGGCCGTCTCGCTGGGCCAGCCGCTCGCCGTCTTCCTTCCCGCCGCATGAACCCCGCCCGTATGAGCATCGAAGCACCCGACATGACCGACCAAAGCCTGGAAATCGCCGTCCTTGCCCGAGCCTATGCCGATGGAAGCCTGACACCCGAGGCCGTGCTGGACGGCGTCCATGCCCGGATCGGCGCGATGGGCCTCCGCCCCGTCTGGATCACCCTGTTCGACAAGGCCGACGCGCTGGCCCGGCTCGGCCGGGCACGGGCCAGGATGGAGGCGGGCGAGGACCTGCCCCTGTTCGGCATCCCCTTCGCGGTCAAGGACAATATCGACGTGGCCGGCGTGCCGACCACCGCCGGCTGCCCCGACTTCGCCTTCGTACCCGAGCGCTCCGCCACCGTGGTGGAGCGGCTCCAGGCCGCGGGCGCCATCCTGATCGGCAAGACCAACCTGGACCAGTTCGCCACCGGGCTGGTCGGGACCCGGTCGCCCTACGGCATCTGCTCGTCCGTGTTCGACCCGGCCCATGTGTCGGGCGGGTCGAGCTCCGGGTCGGGCGTCGCGGTCGGGGCGGGGCTGGTCAGCTTCGCGCTGGGGACCGACACGGCGGGCTCGGGCCGGGTGCCTGCCGCCTTCAACAACATCATCGGGCTGAAGCCGACCAAGGGGCTGGTCAGCACCGCGGGCGTGCTGCCTGCCTGCCGGACCCAGGACTGCGTGTCGGTCTTCGCCGGCTCCAGCGGGGATGCCCTGGCGGTCCTCCGGGCGGCGGCGGGGTTCGACCCGGCGGACCCGTTCTCCCGGCGGGCTCCGGCGGGAGCGACGCTTCCGGCATCGGTGCCGCCGGGGTTCCGCTTCGGCGTGCCGTCGCCCGAAGGGCTGGAGTTCTTCGGCGACGCGGGCGCCGCCGAGCTGTTCGCCGCGTCCGTCGCCCGGCTGGAAGCCCTGGGCGGCACCCGCGTGGAGTTCGACTACGCCCCCTTCGTCGAAGCGGCGAAGCTGCTCTATGCCGGCCCGTGGGTGGCCGAGCGGCTGGCCGCGATCCGGGACTTCGCGGAAACCAGGCCCGATTCGATCCATCCCGTGGTCCGCGAGATCATCCTGGGCGGCGGCCGCTACAGCGCCGTCGATGCCTTCGAGGCGCAGTACAAGCTGGCCGAGTTGACCCGGCGGGCGGAGGGCTGGTGGGAGCGCATGGACGTGATGCTGCTGCCCACGACCGGCACCACCTTCACCATCGAGGACATGCTGGCCGACCCGATCCGGCTGAACAGCCAGCTCGGCCACTACACCAACTTCGTGAACCTGATGGACCTGTCGGCGATCGCCGTGCCGGCCGGGTTCCGCTCCACGGGGCTGCCCTTCGGCGTCACGCTGATCGGGCGCGCCTTCGAGGACGGCAGGCTGGCGCTGCTGGCCGACCGGTTCCACCGGGCGCAGGCCCCCACGATCGGCGCCACCGGGCATGCCGTCGCCGGCCCGGC contains:
- a CDS encoding energy-coupling factor ABC transporter ATP-binding protein; protein product: MIELRQVSHRFGDHQVLRDVSLTLTERRVAVVGANGSGKSTFARLLNGLVVPDEGAVLVDGLDTRKDGKAVRRKVGFVFQDPDTQIVYPTVEEDIAFGLKNLKLDRAEIARRVSDVLDRYGLAEHRSRPAHLLSGGQKQLLAICSVLVMEPAYVVFDEPTTLLDLRNKRMIMEIVAGLPQSAVFISHDLDLLGAFDRVLVFDGGRIVADDRPSAAISRYVELMA
- a CDS encoding urea amidolyase associated protein UAAP1; the encoded protein is MATVRSDLLYQDEIDGGKHWSFTLRRGTVLRLIDREGGANVGMLFYNPANLLERYNAPDTLKCQHTFKLTAGHCLYSDMGRVFCSIVEDTAGWHDTVCGNSTKSMVAERWGRRSYQEYRNGWTQNGHDSFLVEGAKYGLGRRDLAANVNWFSKVRTERDGTLVFDPESTRAGARVDLRFDMDTLVLFHTCPHPMNPAAEYPRKPVAYELYRGDPAAADDPCRTGRPENGRGFANNHLYHLCG
- a CDS encoding urea amidolyase associated protein UAAP2; this encodes MTKKSTLSPETAGYRKTVPAGDYWMHVVKAGQVFRIVDLEGNQAADTLFYSAADPAERYSAVDTIREQRNVYLGVGTRLMSTAGNPMLEIVADTVGRHDTLGGACSTESNTVRYALEKKCMHACRDSYLLAVAEHEEFGLTKRDITHNINFFMNVPVTPEGGLTFADGVSGPGQYVEMRACMDVIVLISNCPQLNNPCNAYDPTPIEVVVWDAAA
- the uca gene encoding urea carboxylase — encoded protein: MFSKVLIANRGEIACRVIRTLDRMGIASVAVYSEADAHSLHVAMAGEAVCIGPAAVSESYLDAGRILEAARATGAQAIHPGYGFLSENPGFAEACAEAGIAFIGPTPDQMRAFGLKHTARRLAAESGVPLSPGSGLLTDAGEALEEASRIGYPVMIKSTAGGGGIGMQLCREPSELAGMFEAVSRLSRNNFKESGVYLEKFVEHARHVEVQIFGDGRGAVVALGERDCSAQRRNQKVIEETPAPHLSDAQRQALFDAAERLGAAVGYRSAGTVEFIHDAEAGEFYFLEVNTRLQVEHGVTEEVTGIDLVEWMIRQAAGEALPLAEHARRAEGASIQVRVYAEDPGRAFRPSAGILTRAEFPGDARVETWVGRGTEVTPFYDPLLAKIIVRGGDRAEAIAKLRAALDACRLDGIETNLGYLRQLAADPAFAEGGFTTRYLETVAYRARSIEVVTPGTLTSVQDYPGRVGYWEVGVPPSGPMDPLAFRLGNRLLGNPEGTAGLELTVSGPTLKFNTDALVCLAGAAMPATLDGAAVPFWEPVAAPAGSTLRIGAATGAGCRAYLLVRGGIDVPTYLGSRSTFTLGKFGGHGGRALMPGDVLHVGTEAAAETGAIHPALVPDYGHAWEIGVLYGPHGAPDFFTETDIATFFAADWEVHYNSSRTGVRLIGPKPDWARKDGGEAGLHPSNIHDNAYAVGTVDFTGDMPVILGPDGPSLGGFVCPATIVQAELWKIGQLRPGDKVRFRRLTAAEAAALEDAQDAAIATLRPAGRDAPAPRRGTGPDEAVLYRLPAVPGGEDVVYRRSGDRYLLVEYGPPVLDLTLRFRVHALQQHLAALGLAGILDLTPGIRSLQIHYDSRVLALADLLDRLVAAERELPAIDDLEVPTRIVHLPLSWDDEATRLAISKYMQSVRADAPWCPSNIEFIRRINGLDGVEAVKEILFGASYLVMGLGDVYLGAPVATPVDPRHRLVTTKYNPARTWTPENAVGIGGAYLCVYGMEGPGGYQFVGRTCQMWNTYRTTAEFPPGKSWLLRHFDQIRFHPVSHGELLAFRADFLQGRASLRITEETFRLRDYRRFLEQNRDSIEAFKARQQAAFEAERARWEASGQTVAAEVIDSGPIPGHADMPDGGEAIASPVSGSIWKVSGTAGTAVKAGDVLVIVESMKMEIAVPAPADGTLVEIRCAEGQAVSLGQPLAVFLPAA
- the atzF gene encoding allophanate hydrolase, with the translated sequence MTDQSLEIAVLARAYADGSLTPEAVLDGVHARIGAMGLRPVWITLFDKADALARLGRARARMEAGEDLPLFGIPFAVKDNIDVAGVPTTAGCPDFAFVPERSATVVERLQAAGAILIGKTNLDQFATGLVGTRSPYGICSSVFDPAHVSGGSSSGSGVAVGAGLVSFALGTDTAGSGRVPAAFNNIIGLKPTKGLVSTAGVLPACRTQDCVSVFAGSSGDALAVLRAAAGFDPADPFSRRAPAGATLPASVPPGFRFGVPSPEGLEFFGDAGAAELFAASVARLEALGGTRVEFDYAPFVEAAKLLYAGPWVAERLAAIRDFAETRPDSIHPVVREIILGGGRYSAVDAFEAQYKLAELTRRAEGWWERMDVMLLPTTGTTFTIEDMLADPIRLNSQLGHYTNFVNLMDLSAIAVPAGFRSTGLPFGVTLIGRAFEDGRLALLADRFHRAQAPTIGATGHAVAGPALEAAESGMVRLAVVGAHLSGLPLNHQLTGRGARLVRTDRTASGYRLFALPGTTPAKPGLLRDPGAPGGIEVEVWELDAAGFGGFVAEVPPPLAIGTLELACGARVQGFLCEAHATVGAQDITNHGGWRNWLATR